A single window of Paenibacillus sp. SYP-B4298 DNA harbors:
- a CDS encoding cysteine hydrolase family protein, with amino-acid sequence MMQELTTRTALLIVDVQQDFCGADGKMAQYGADLSAIDPAVDQIERLLQGAHDRHIPVIFIRLVTDPATDSPSMKAWYTRQGYDPEEAVAVCRRGTPGADDYRIAPAADDYIVSKQRYSAFVGTNLELLLQGLGIRRLVVTGVTTECCVDSTIRDGSMKDYEVYVVEDACAAYEQEVHAMSIRILEMNFATVLTTAQLLSYWKERDRP; translated from the coding sequence ATGATGCAGGAGCTGACCACCCGCACCGCATTGCTGATTGTCGATGTACAACAGGACTTCTGCGGAGCAGATGGCAAAATGGCGCAATACGGCGCCGACCTGTCCGCCATCGATCCCGCTGTCGACCAGATCGAACGGCTGCTGCAGGGTGCGCATGACCGGCACATCCCGGTTATCTTCATCCGGCTCGTGACCGATCCGGCTACCGATTCCCCAAGTATGAAGGCGTGGTACACGCGCCAGGGATATGATCCTGAAGAGGCTGTTGCCGTATGCAGACGGGGAACACCCGGAGCGGACGATTACCGGATAGCCCCCGCCGCGGACGACTATATCGTCAGCAAGCAGCGATACAGCGCCTTTGTCGGAACGAACCTGGAGCTGCTGCTTCAGGGACTCGGCATCCGAAGACTGGTTGTTACCGGCGTGACCACCGAGTGCTGCGTCGACTCTACGATCCGCGATGGCTCGATGAAGGATTATGAAGTCTACGTGGTCGAGGACGCATGCGCCGCCTACGAGCAGGAGGTGCATGCGATGTCCATACGCATATTGGAGATGAACTTTGCAACCGTTCTGACAACAGCTCAACTGCTCTCCTATTGGAAGGAGCGTGACCGCCCATGA
- a CDS encoding LLM class flavin-dependent oxidoreductase has translation MSTDYNNVDFGVFLPITNGGWIISETAPTLDGSYAINRKAAMIAEELGLDFIMSMAKWKGYGGTTNHWGISLESMTMMAGLAEATSRVKIYATVHTLLYHPAVAAKMFATLDQISGGRVGMNVVSGSYAGEFRQMGMWPEHLDHDQRYDLAREWMQLVKRLWSEETVSHQGEYFTLEDCESLPKPLQSPRPEIICAGQSEKGMGFTIDEGDACFIGGRDLEDLAAVSKRAKDMAAERNKTIKTYAMFTIVPGATDEEAEQRIKTYQEGADIGAIKGMLRSYGLEPDGRENSMVHRAKSAFMTETIAGSVDTITSRIKEIIEVTKIDGMMLTFPDYVEDLTIFGRDVLTQLRGNAVLK, from the coding sequence ATGAGCACCGATTACAATAACGTAGACTTTGGCGTCTTTCTCCCCATCACGAACGGCGGCTGGATCATCTCCGAGACCGCGCCAACACTGGACGGCAGCTATGCCATCAACCGCAAGGCCGCGATGATTGCCGAGGAGCTGGGATTGGACTTCATCATGTCGATGGCGAAATGGAAGGGCTACGGCGGCACAACCAACCATTGGGGCATCTCCCTGGAATCGATGACGATGATGGCCGGACTAGCCGAGGCTACCTCTCGGGTGAAAATATACGCCACCGTGCACACCCTGCTGTATCACCCCGCTGTCGCTGCCAAGATGTTCGCCACCCTCGATCAGATCAGCGGCGGACGGGTCGGCATGAATGTCGTGTCCGGCTCCTACGCCGGTGAGTTCAGACAGATGGGCATGTGGCCGGAGCATCTCGACCACGACCAACGCTATGATCTGGCGAGAGAATGGATGCAGCTCGTGAAGCGGCTGTGGAGCGAAGAGACGGTGAGCCACCAGGGCGAATACTTCACACTGGAGGACTGCGAGTCGCTGCCGAAGCCGCTGCAATCGCCACGGCCGGAGATTATCTGTGCCGGGCAATCCGAGAAGGGCATGGGCTTCACGATCGATGAGGGAGATGCCTGCTTCATCGGCGGGCGTGACCTGGAGGATCTGGCAGCCGTCAGCAAGCGAGCCAAGGACATGGCAGCCGAGCGTAACAAGACGATCAAGACCTATGCCATGTTCACGATCGTACCGGGCGCAACGGATGAGGAAGCCGAGCAACGGATCAAGACGTATCAGGAGGGCGCAGACATCGGTGCGATTAAGGGGATGCTGAGAAGCTACGGCCTGGAGCCTGATGGACGCGAGAACTCGATGGTGCATCGGGCCAAGAGCGCATTTATGACAGAGACGATCGCGGGCAGTGTGGATACGATCACGAGCCGGATCAAGGAGATTATCGAGGTTACGAAGATCGATGGCATGATGCTCACCTTCCCGGATTATGTCGAGGATCTGACCATCTTCGGGCGAGATGTGCTGACACAGCTCCGCGGCAACGCTGTGCTGAAATAG
- a CDS encoding ABC transporter substrate-binding protein yields the protein MERKNKRYTLLLIMMLCSAMALSACGSSSSSGAGSSNTSATTAGGSESGAQAGGNTATPDESSIDWAARKKLNAAAGQITYITGYYYAASPPDIQVIMAKELGYFEEMGLDVHIMPGLDSEGMKFLAAGQAQIASAGTPSLVIQSVANGAAIKGVATFAATGVSALMVMSDSGMKEPKDLVGKTIGYHGALPANIQAMLKNSNIDPSSVKGVSVGYDPTVLSSGKVDALTVYKSNEPYMMKKMGLDVSLIDPGQFGAETSFGVLAVNNAFAEANPTAVEDFLRAVSKAHSYAASHIDASLKVLASLSDSLYDLPTETNRWTVESGLVEQAKLPGHGIAWQSDEQWTREIEMLSDAGVIKEKLPVDKVMNNAFINSIYNGEALIWPER from the coding sequence ATGGAGAGAAAAAACAAACGGTATACCCTACTGCTCATTATGATGCTGTGCAGTGCCATGGCACTGTCCGCATGCGGCTCTAGCTCTAGCTCCGGCGCGGGCTCCAGCAACACATCAGCTACTACGGCGGGCGGGTCAGAGTCCGGTGCCCAGGCGGGCGGGAACACTGCGACTCCTGATGAGTCCTCGATCGATTGGGCAGCCCGCAAAAAACTAAACGCAGCAGCGGGACAGATCACCTACATTACTGGCTATTACTACGCGGCCTCTCCGCCAGATATTCAGGTCATCATGGCCAAGGAGCTGGGCTACTTCGAGGAGATGGGGCTGGATGTGCATATTATGCCCGGACTCGATTCGGAAGGGATGAAGTTCCTGGCCGCTGGACAAGCCCAGATCGCCAGCGCAGGCACGCCAAGCCTCGTCATTCAATCGGTGGCCAATGGCGCAGCGATCAAGGGCGTCGCTACCTTCGCTGCGACTGGCGTCAGCGCGCTGATGGTCATGAGCGATTCCGGCATGAAGGAGCCGAAGGATCTGGTCGGCAAGACGATTGGCTATCACGGCGCACTCCCGGCCAACATACAGGCGATGCTCAAGAATTCCAATATCGATCCCTCTTCGGTTAAGGGCGTATCCGTCGGCTATGATCCGACAGTGCTCAGCTCGGGCAAGGTGGATGCACTGACGGTATACAAGTCCAACGAGCCGTATATGATGAAGAAAATGGGACTTGATGTATCGCTGATCGACCCCGGCCAATTCGGCGCAGAGACATCCTTCGGTGTGCTGGCAGTCAACAACGCCTTTGCTGAGGCGAATCCGACAGCGGTGGAGGACTTCCTACGCGCGGTATCCAAGGCGCATAGCTACGCGGCAAGCCATATCGATGCCTCGCTGAAGGTGCTGGCTTCGCTATCCGACTCCCTCTATGATCTGCCGACCGAGACGAACCGCTGGACGGTCGAGAGCGGATTGGTCGAGCAGGCCAAGCTTCCCGGTCACGGCATCGCCTGGCAATCGGATGAGCAATGGACGCGAGAGATCGAGATGCTCTCCGACGCAGGCGTCATCAAGGAGAAGCTTCCCGTGGACAAGGTGATGAACAACGCGTTTATTAATTCCATCTACAATGGCGAAGCTCTGATCTGGCCAGAGCGGTAG
- a CDS encoding ABC transporter permease encodes MRSAVREAALIVSPKLDRKGGSMLSKAKAWFTTSAYVPPVTAFVVLFLLWELAVRLFHIQPVTLPAPSSVLYEFVSSLTFYLPHAWVTLYEALAGFFLGMTVAIIGGIYMAHSPLLERTLLPIAVLANVTPIMAIAPLFILWFGFDALPKILIAAIITFFPMLVNSITGFRSIDDNHLEYMKSLHASKREIFFKLRVPNSLPYLFSAARTCVSLSVMGAVVGEWSGSTQGLGNVIMMSSNYMQTERMFSAIFILAMMGILLTNIVRLLERKVLYWHVSSSDRT; translated from the coding sequence ATGAGAAGCGCCGTTAGAGAAGCCGCACTGATCGTTTCCCCCAAGCTGGACAGAAAGGGGGGCTCCATGCTGAGCAAAGCCAAAGCCTGGTTCACTACCTCCGCCTATGTGCCGCCTGTGACGGCTTTTGTTGTTCTGTTCCTACTGTGGGAACTGGCTGTACGACTGTTCCATATTCAACCCGTTACACTGCCTGCCCCCTCGTCGGTTTTATATGAGTTTGTCTCCTCCCTTACATTTTATCTGCCACATGCCTGGGTGACGCTGTATGAGGCGCTGGCCGGATTTTTCCTCGGCATGACGGTGGCAATTATCGGAGGCATCTACATGGCGCACTCCCCGTTGCTGGAGCGCACGCTGCTCCCGATCGCTGTGCTTGCCAACGTTACGCCGATTATGGCGATTGCCCCGCTCTTCATCCTGTGGTTCGGATTTGACGCCTTGCCGAAAATTTTAATCGCCGCTATCATCACCTTCTTCCCCATGCTCGTCAACTCCATTACCGGCTTCCGCTCTATTGATGATAACCATCTTGAATACATGAAATCACTGCACGCCAGCAAGCGCGAAATCTTCTTCAAGCTGCGTGTGCCCAATAGCCTGCCCTATCTGTTCTCTGCTGCCCGCACCTGTGTCAGCCTGAGTGTGATGGGCGCTGTAGTCGGAGAATGGAGCGGCTCCACCCAAGGGCTGGGCAATGTCATTATGATGTCCAGCAACTACATGCAGACCGAGCGCATGTTCTCGGCGATCTTCATCCTGGCGATGATGGGCATCCTGCTGACCAATATCGTCCGTCTGCTAGAGCGAAAGGTATTATACTGGCATGTATCCAGCAGCGACCGCACCTGA
- a CDS encoding ABC transporter ATP-binding protein — MSKYFKRRGQVTEALRDINLELEQGTFVSLIGPSGCGKSTLLRIVGGLASVEQGEVTVGGLSPLDAQSEKQFGFVPQSPALFPWRTVLENMNLPFEVNTRGHSLQVQEREDPVQLLQSVGLGDFVHAYAKELSGGMQQRVGIARAFGSGAPILLMDEPFSALDEITREMISYQLLNIWESHQKTVLFVTHSLREAVLLSDKVVVMSARPGQITKIIDIDLPRPRDASIEDTDAFHHYVAEIRGYLRDKWQ, encoded by the coding sequence GTGAGCAAGTATTTTAAGCGTCGAGGCCAAGTGACAGAAGCGCTGCGGGATATTAACCTGGAGCTGGAGCAAGGCACCTTCGTTAGCCTGATCGGTCCCAGCGGCTGCGGCAAGTCCACGCTCCTGCGCATCGTTGGCGGCTTGGCCAGTGTGGAGCAGGGTGAGGTGACCGTGGGTGGACTAAGCCCTCTCGACGCACAGAGCGAGAAGCAATTCGGGTTCGTCCCGCAATCGCCAGCGCTCTTCCCATGGCGCACAGTTCTGGAGAATATGAATCTTCCCTTCGAGGTCAATACTCGAGGGCATAGCCTCCAGGTGCAGGAGCGTGAAGACCCGGTACAGCTGTTGCAGTCCGTGGGCCTTGGAGACTTCGTCCACGCCTATGCCAAGGAGCTGTCGGGGGGGATGCAGCAGCGAGTAGGCATTGCGCGCGCCTTCGGCTCAGGAGCGCCGATCCTGCTGATGGACGAGCCCTTCTCGGCACTTGATGAGATTACGAGAGAGATGATTAGCTACCAGTTGCTCAACATCTGGGAATCCCATCAGAAGACTGTACTGTTCGTCACACATAGTCTGAGGGAAGCCGTGCTGCTCTCTGACAAGGTTGTTGTCATGTCTGCCCGGCCCGGTCAAATTACGAAGATCATCGACATTGACCTGCCACGACCGCGCGATGCTTCTATAGAAGACACAGACGCATTTCACCACTATGTCGCTGAGATTAGAGGATACTTGCGAGATAAATGGCAATAA
- a CDS encoding Crp/Fnr family transcriptional regulator, whose translation MNDYGKYGDYDELIGNTALFRGFTEDEVKAALDCLQGTVLSFARKERIFRRDDLLDSVGLVLRGHVLLCGENLSGMRYIFSELEAGDMIGETALRLPQEPSGYEAVAGSDCELLFIQMMNIVRPGQQTCQLRARMIENMLALLLVNNRSIYRKLDLVSHKSLRDRVLHYLSLQAKKNNATCFTIPFSRSDLADYLTVDRSALSRELQRMVHDGLIRIEGNRFELLDASYPLTLSDI comes from the coding sequence GTGAATGACTATGGCAAGTACGGCGACTATGACGAGTTAATCGGCAACACCGCGCTATTCAGAGGCTTCACTGAGGACGAGGTGAAGGCTGCGCTCGATTGTCTGCAGGGCACCGTCCTCTCCTTCGCACGGAAGGAACGGATCTTCAGAAGAGACGATCTGCTCGATTCTGTCGGCCTGGTGCTGCGCGGCCATGTGCTGCTGTGCGGGGAGAACCTCTCCGGCATGCGGTATATATTCTCGGAGCTGGAGGCTGGCGATATGATCGGCGAGACGGCACTGCGCCTGCCGCAAGAGCCTAGCGGCTACGAGGCCGTTGCCGGGTCGGACTGCGAGCTGCTATTTATTCAGATGATGAATATCGTCCGCCCTGGGCAACAGACCTGCCAGCTACGTGCGCGTATGATCGAGAACATGCTGGCGCTGCTGCTGGTCAATAATCGCTCGATCTACCGCAAGCTTGATCTGGTCTCCCATAAGTCGCTGCGGGATCGCGTCCTGCACTACTTGAGCCTGCAAGCCAAAAAGAACAACGCCACTTGCTTCACCATCCCGTTCTCCCGCAGCGATCTGGCCGACTACTTGACAGTTGACCGCAGTGCCTTGTCCCGTGAGCTGCAACGGATGGTTCATGACGGGCTCATCCGCATCGAAGGCAATCGCTTCGAGCTGCTTGATGCGAGCTACCCGTTGACCTTGAGCGATATTTAA
- a CDS encoding cupin domain-containing protein: MRITEDVLRLTERIQVAKHQIRSRSLEPSDARALLQLESEPEECVVYALDQGETISAEILPGHKWIAMLEGRLRVRVEGEDHLLSPGITLFIAKQSWHELEALDSSKYIHIIT; encoded by the coding sequence ATGAGAATTACGGAGGACGTATTGCGGCTAACCGAGCGCATTCAGGTGGCGAAGCACCAGATCCGCAGCCGGTCTCTGGAGCCGAGTGACGCGCGAGCGCTATTGCAGCTGGAGAGCGAGCCGGAAGAATGTGTCGTGTATGCGTTAGACCAGGGAGAGACGATCAGTGCCGAGATTTTGCCAGGTCATAAGTGGATTGCCATGCTGGAGGGGCGCCTGCGGGTGAGAGTCGAAGGGGAAGATCATCTGTTGTCTCCCGGCATAACCCTGTTCATTGCGAAGCAGAGCTGGCATGAGCTGGAGGCGCTGGACAGCAGCAAGTATATACACATCATAACTTGA
- a CDS encoding cupin domain-containing protein, translating to MEQDMYIKRLPHAEVLDLRTIVPVAEQQICSLAMVQRPSLNVTLFSLDQGQTIGGHASPGDAMVQLLSGQARITIGEQDYIVRAGESIIMPARVTHALYAEEAFQMLLMVVKPERER from the coding sequence ATGGAACAGGACATGTATATCAAACGACTGCCGCATGCAGAGGTGCTTGATCTGAGAACGATCGTGCCCGTAGCGGAGCAGCAAATCTGCAGTCTGGCGATGGTGCAGCGCCCGAGTCTGAATGTGACCCTATTCTCGCTGGATCAGGGGCAGACGATTGGCGGACACGCTTCGCCGGGTGATGCTATGGTGCAGTTGCTGTCCGGCCAGGCACGGATAACCATCGGAGAGCAGGACTATATCGTCCGTGCAGGAGAGAGCATCATCATGCCGGCTCGGGTCACGCATGCGCTGTATGCGGAAGAGGCGTTCCAGATGCTGCTCATGGTTGTGAAGCCTGAGCGCGAGCGCTGA
- a CDS encoding class I SAM-dependent methyltransferase, giving the protein MKKEVGHNFLAKLGKKRLRPGGTAATDWLIRQVHLGQDTQVLEVACNMCTTAIQLASQYRCRITGVDMDARALDKARQRIEAAGLADYITVQQANALKLPFADESFDLVINEAMLTMLNQNAKEKAVAEYCRVLKPGGILLTHDITYVKADLAEQLEELRRTIHVQVEPLQVQRWESLFHHAGFAQVTHHAGPMSLMSIRGMIRDEGLLGALRIIRNGLRSENRQQFQQMFRFFNGPGRDLNYIAVCSRKGEAGAS; this is encoded by the coding sequence ATGAAAAAGGAAGTGGGCCATAACTTTCTAGCGAAGCTGGGCAAGAAACGGCTGCGTCCTGGCGGCACCGCGGCTACAGATTGGCTGATTCGTCAGGTGCACCTTGGACAGGATACCCAGGTGCTGGAGGTAGCGTGCAACATGTGCACGACGGCGATCCAACTGGCGAGTCAGTATCGATGCCGAATTACCGGGGTAGATATGGACGCGCGGGCGCTGGATAAGGCGCGCCAGCGGATCGAAGCGGCCGGGCTGGCGGATTATATTACGGTTCAGCAGGCGAATGCGCTCAAGCTGCCATTTGCTGATGAGAGCTTCGATCTGGTAATTAATGAAGCGATGCTGACGATGCTGAACCAGAATGCGAAGGAGAAGGCGGTTGCCGAATACTGCCGTGTATTGAAGCCGGGAGGGATCTTGCTTACGCATGATATTACCTATGTCAAGGCAGACCTGGCCGAGCAGCTCGAGGAGCTGCGCCGTACCATTCATGTGCAGGTTGAACCGCTGCAGGTGCAGCGCTGGGAGTCACTGTTCCACCATGCCGGGTTTGCACAGGTAACGCATCACGCAGGGCCGATGTCGTTGATGAGCATTAGGGGGATGATTCGAGACGAAGGGTTGCTGGGTGCGCTGCGAATTATACGCAATGGACTGCGGTCGGAGAACCGTCAGCAGTTCCAGCAGATGTTTCGGTTCTTCAACGGGCCAGGACGCGATCTGAATTACATCGCCGTATGCAGCAGGAAGGGAGAGGCAGGAGCATCGTAG